Proteins from a single region of Shinella zoogloeoides:
- a CDS encoding PepSY-associated TM helix domain-containing protein: MSDAPAVAAAQPSAFAQRLYRAIWRWHFFAGLLAVPFMISLAVTGGLYLFNDEIDASLFRYRNYVTVGGTELASSAIAQKAVAAVPGSTLSSYRTPAGPDRSARVTVSTEAGNVLVFVDPHDGAVLDTVAAKEEFNQVVEDLHSLDYFGASWERIIEVVAGFAIVLVLTGVYLWWPRSQTGGVLTVRGTPARRVFWRDLHAVTGIFASVVILFLAFSGLLWSGFWGAKFNAALTANGMGYPVQLWDSVPHSMLITTDVVAKPSWLMENAPVPQSTRPADGQAALPPIGLDNAVTIAAAAGMLPGYEVAPPADETGVYTASIFPADLEYERTIHIDQYSGERLVDIAYGDYPVTGKAIEWSVNLHKGQQWGLFNQLLMLSTCLVVIAMSVSGVVMWWKRRPGGRIGVPPAPRETRLYLGLWGIAVVFGVLFPLTGLTILAMIVLDQCVIRTVPPLRRFFS; this comes from the coding sequence ATATCCGACGCGCCGGCCGTTGCCGCCGCCCAACCCTCCGCATTCGCGCAGCGCCTCTACCGCGCCATCTGGCGCTGGCATTTCTTCGCCGGCCTTCTGGCCGTGCCCTTCATGATCAGCCTCGCCGTCACCGGCGGGCTCTACCTCTTCAACGACGAGATCGACGCCAGCCTCTTCCGCTATCGCAACTATGTTACGGTCGGCGGAACGGAACTTGCCTCCTCCGCCATCGCGCAAAAGGCGGTGGCGGCGGTGCCCGGCTCCACGCTTTCCTCCTACCGCACGCCCGCCGGCCCGGACCGCTCCGCGCGGGTCACGGTCTCGACCGAAGCCGGCAACGTGCTCGTCTTCGTCGATCCCCATGACGGCGCGGTGCTCGATACGGTCGCGGCGAAAGAGGAGTTCAACCAGGTCGTCGAGGATCTGCACAGCCTCGATTATTTCGGCGCGTCCTGGGAGCGCATCATCGAGGTCGTCGCGGGCTTCGCCATCGTGCTCGTGCTCACCGGCGTCTATCTGTGGTGGCCGCGCAGCCAGACCGGCGGCGTCCTCACCGTGCGCGGCACGCCGGCAAGGCGCGTCTTCTGGCGCGACCTGCATGCCGTGACGGGCATCTTCGCCAGCGTCGTCATCCTGTTCCTCGCCTTCAGCGGCCTGCTGTGGAGCGGCTTCTGGGGCGCGAAGTTCAATGCGGCGCTGACGGCGAACGGCATGGGCTACCCGGTCCAGCTCTGGGACAGCGTCCCGCATTCGATGCTGATCACCACGGATGTCGTCGCCAAGCCCTCCTGGCTCATGGAGAACGCCCCGGTGCCGCAGTCCACGCGCCCGGCGGACGGACAGGCGGCGCTGCCGCCGATCGGCCTCGACAATGCGGTGACGATCGCCGCCGCCGCCGGCATGCTGCCGGGCTACGAGGTGGCCCCGCCCGCCGACGAGACCGGCGTCTATACCGCGTCGATCTTTCCGGCCGATCTCGAATACGAGCGCACGATCCATATCGACCAATATTCCGGCGAGCGCCTCGTCGATATCGCCTATGGCGACTATCCGGTGACCGGCAAGGCCATCGAATGGAGCGTCAACCTGCACAAGGGGCAGCAATGGGGCCTGTTCAACCAGCTCCTGATGCTCTCCACCTGCCTCGTCGTCATCGCCATGAGCGTGTCGGGCGTCGTCATGTGGTGGAAGCGCCGTCCCGGCGGGCGCATCGGCGTGCCGCCGGCCCCGCGCGAAACGCGCCTCTATCTCGGCCTCTGGGGCATTGCCGTCGTCTTCGGCGTGCTCTTCCCGCTGACGGGCCTCACCATCCTCGCCATGATCGTCCTCGATCAATGCGTCATCCGAACCGTGCCGCCGCTGCGGCGCTTCTTCTCCTGA
- a CDS encoding MarR family winged helix-turn-helix transcriptional regulator yields MSDDVPIPYETTLFVRDNCLCLQAQRAARALARRFDDALRPVGLTNGQFSLLMALNRPEPPPMGPVAGLLAMDRTTLTAALKPLERRGLVTVEPDPRDRRGRLLRLTPDGRRLLAQALPIWQETHAKVDAQLSAVDMAALRAGMLALA; encoded by the coding sequence ATGTCCGATGACGTTCCGATTCCCTATGAGACGACGCTGTTCGTGCGCGACAATTGCCTGTGCCTGCAGGCGCAGCGCGCGGCGCGGGCGCTGGCCCGCCGCTTCGACGATGCGCTGCGCCCGGTCGGTCTCACCAACGGCCAGTTCTCGCTGCTGATGGCGCTGAACCGGCCCGAGCCGCCGCCGATGGGACCCGTCGCCGGCCTGCTCGCCATGGACCGCACGACGCTGACGGCCGCCCTTAAACCCCTCGAACGGCGCGGCCTCGTCACCGTGGAGCCGGACCCGCGCGACCGCCGCGGCCGCCTGCTGCGCCTGACGCCGGACGGCCGCCGCCTGCTGGCGCAAGCCCTTCCCATCTGGCAGGAAACCCATGCGAAGGTCGACGCCCAGCTTTCGGCCGTCGATATGGCGGCGCTGCGGGCGGGCATGCTGGCGCTTGCGTAA
- a CDS encoding putative bifunctional diguanylate cyclase/phosphodiesterase has product MSMKLSRLGNDDADQTARLMSASRRLIDEAARLFPLAAAQNDRTIWLEAMIDEVPDYLYFKDRNGRFVVANRAIVNDNRREGLDSLEGLTDFDIHPEHVARGFFTIEQEIIRTGKAALDMEELIRDSRGNLKWLLTSKLPVRDAAGAVIGLVGVARDITERKRSESLHLGQAHLLKMIALGAPLAEVFSSLILLIEAHVPDVAGSILLLAPDGRHILNGAAPNLDPAFCKQIDGAEIGPAVGSCGTAMWRGEPVIVSDIETDPLWAGYKVLVAPYGFRACWSSPIRSYQGKVMGTFALYSRLPGEPSAECMKLVGMATHIAGIAIERKQAEDSIQFMAHHDALTGLPNRSMLDERVASAIEAADDSGGTVTLAFIDLDNFKLVNDSLGHHAGDELLKIVSARMLRCVRSGDSIVRLGGDEFVVLIDGALPEGETVEGETVEARLQAVRDAVATPVEIEGRAFQVTCSMGVASYPEHGRNATELLARADAAMYRAKELGRDAMEVFTAELANRAHEKLERQEELRRALALGELFLQYQPQMDLATGRIFAVEALIRWRHPERGLVSPGDFIPLAEETGLIVPIGDWTLRAACRQNRAWQLSGLPPIVVSVNVSARQFQAKDWVERVATALEESGLEARYLELELTESLIMQDVQQAVETMHRLEQLGVHLAIDDFGTGYSSLASLKRFPVGRLKIDRSFVQDLPEDNDDAAIAHAVISLAHALQLRVIAEGVETREQVDFLRAAGCDEIQGYYLSRPIDARALQAILCIPNL; this is encoded by the coding sequence ATGTCCATGAAACTGTCCCGCCTTGGCAATGACGATGCCGACCAGACGGCGCGCCTGATGTCGGCCAGCCGCCGCCTCATCGACGAGGCGGCACGGCTCTTTCCGCTGGCCGCGGCGCAGAACGACCGCACGATCTGGCTGGAGGCCATGATCGACGAGGTGCCGGACTATCTCTACTTCAAGGACAGGAACGGCCGCTTCGTCGTCGCCAACCGCGCCATCGTCAACGACAACCGGCGCGAGGGGCTGGACAGCCTCGAGGGCCTCACCGATTTCGACATCCACCCCGAGCATGTCGCGCGCGGCTTCTTCACCATCGAGCAGGAGATCATCCGCACCGGCAAGGCCGCGCTCGACATGGAAGAGCTGATCCGCGATTCCCGCGGCAATCTCAAATGGCTGCTCACCTCCAAGCTGCCGGTGCGCGATGCGGCCGGCGCGGTGATCGGCCTTGTCGGCGTCGCCCGCGACATCACCGAGCGCAAGCGCTCCGAGAGCCTGCATCTCGGCCAGGCGCATCTTCTCAAGATGATCGCGCTCGGCGCGCCGCTGGCGGAGGTCTTCTCCTCCCTCATCCTGCTGATCGAGGCCCATGTGCCCGATGTCGCCGGCTCGATCCTGCTGCTCGCGCCCGATGGCCGGCATATCCTCAACGGCGCCGCGCCGAACCTCGACCCGGCCTTCTGCAAGCAGATCGACGGGGCGGAGATCGGCCCCGCCGTCGGCTCCTGCGGCACGGCCATGTGGCGCGGCGAGCCGGTCATCGTGTCGGATATCGAGACCGACCCGCTCTGGGCCGGTTACAAGGTGCTCGTCGCGCCCTATGGCTTCCGCGCCTGCTGGTCCTCGCCGATCCGCTCCTATCAGGGCAAGGTGATGGGCACGTTCGCGCTCTATTCGCGCCTTCCCGGCGAGCCTTCCGCCGAATGCATGAAGCTCGTCGGCATGGCGACCCACATTGCCGGCATCGCCATCGAGCGCAAGCAGGCGGAAGACAGCATCCAGTTCATGGCCCATCACGATGCGCTGACGGGCCTGCCGAACCGCAGCATGCTGGACGAGCGCGTCGCCTCGGCCATCGAGGCGGCGGACGACAGCGGCGGAACCGTGACGCTCGCCTTCATCGACCTCGACAATTTCAAGCTGGTCAACGACAGCCTCGGGCATCATGCCGGCGACGAGCTGCTGAAGATCGTGTCGGCCCGCATGCTGCGCTGCGTGCGCTCCGGCGACAGCATCGTCCGGCTCGGCGGCGACGAGTTCGTGGTGCTGATCGACGGCGCGCTGCCAGAGGGCGAGACAGTGGAGGGCGAGACGGTGGAGGCGCGGCTACAGGCCGTGCGCGATGCGGTCGCCACGCCGGTGGAGATCGAGGGGCGCGCCTTCCAGGTGACCTGCAGCATGGGCGTCGCCTCCTATCCCGAGCATGGCCGCAACGCGACGGAGCTTCTGGCCCGGGCGGACGCCGCCATGTACCGCGCCAAGGAACTTGGCCGCGACGCCATGGAGGTCTTCACCGCCGAGCTTGCCAACCGCGCCCATGAAAAGCTGGAGCGGCAGGAGGAGCTGCGCCGCGCGCTGGCGCTGGGCGAGCTTTTCCTGCAATACCAGCCGCAGATGGACCTTGCGACCGGCCGCATCTTCGCCGTCGAGGCGCTGATCCGCTGGCGTCACCCCGAGCGCGGCCTCGTGTCGCCGGGCGATTTCATTCCGCTTGCCGAGGAGACGGGCCTCATCGTGCCCATCGGCGACTGGACGCTGCGCGCCGCCTGCCGGCAGAACAGGGCCTGGCAGCTTTCCGGCCTGCCGCCTATCGTCGTCTCCGTCAATGTTTCGGCGCGCCAGTTCCAGGCGAAGGACTGGGTGGAGCGCGTCGCCACGGCGCTTGAGGAAAGCGGGCTGGAGGCGCGCTATCTGGAGCTGGAGCTGACCGAGAGCCTGATCATGCAGGACGTGCAGCAGGCGGTGGAGACCATGCACCGGCTGGAACAGCTCGGCGTGCATCTCGCCATCGACGATTTCGGCACGGGCTATTCCAGCCTTGCGTCGCTGAAGCGCTTTCCCGTCGGCCGCCTCAAGATCGACAGGTCCTTCGTGCAGGACCTGCCGGAGGACAATGACGACGCCGCCATCGCCCATGCCGTCATCTCGCTCGCCCATGCGCTTCAGCTTCGCGTCATCGCCGAAGGGGTGGAAACGCGCGAGCAGGTGGATTTCCTGCGCGCGGCGGGCTGCGACGAGATCCAGGGCTACTATCTCAGCCGCCCCATCGATGCGCGCGCCCTCCAGGCGATCCTCTGTATTCCCAATCTCTGA
- a CDS encoding TIGR03808 family TAT-translocated repetitive protein — MVSRRLFLSGLGTAGMAGAASARSQRLPVIDVDLRGSIDAAAHGVRPGADDRKSKAFARLLADAAAKNMPIFLPPGDYAISNITLPDNTRLTGVPGATRIVYSGDGHLFAAEGAGRIELANLVIDGANRWLDDTVQGLVHLRDVAHVTIENCEIRGSAKSAVSLERCGGRIERNRLSGAGEHALYAVESRDLSVTGNHVFDCGNGGILIHRWEKGRDGTIVTGNRIARIGATQGGTGQYGNGINIFRADDVMISGNHISGCAFSAIRANAGSNVQISGNTCLDSGETAIYSEFGFTGAIVNGNLIDGAANGILIVNFNEGGRLASVTGNIVRNLRLEGPYIHEGAGFGFGIAVEADTIVSGNTVENAPKWGLVLGWGPYMRGLVVSGNLVRSSPVGCAVSVVENAGSALVSGNIFEDTPQAAIAGYRWNERVTDDLANDAATFAHLTIERNRTG; from the coding sequence ATGGTTAGCAGACGGTTATTTCTCTCAGGTCTGGGAACGGCGGGCATGGCCGGCGCGGCGTCGGCGCGCTCGCAGCGCCTGCCCGTCATCGATGTGGACCTGCGCGGCAGCATCGACGCGGCGGCCCATGGCGTGCGCCCCGGCGCGGACGACCGCAAGAGCAAGGCCTTCGCGCGGCTGCTGGCGGATGCGGCGGCAAAGAACATGCCCATCTTCCTGCCGCCCGGCGACTATGCCATCTCCAATATCACGCTACCCGACAACACGCGGCTGACCGGCGTGCCGGGCGCGACACGCATCGTCTACAGCGGCGACGGCCATCTCTTCGCCGCCGAGGGCGCGGGGCGCATCGAGCTTGCCAATCTCGTCATCGACGGGGCGAACCGCTGGCTGGACGACACGGTGCAGGGTCTCGTGCATCTGCGCGACGTCGCGCATGTCACCATCGAGAACTGCGAAATCCGGGGCTCTGCGAAATCCGCCGTGAGTCTCGAGCGGTGCGGCGGGCGCATCGAGCGCAACCGGCTTTCGGGAGCGGGCGAGCACGCGCTCTATGCCGTCGAGAGCCGCGACCTTAGCGTTACCGGCAACCATGTCTTCGACTGCGGCAATGGCGGCATCCTCATCCACCGCTGGGAAAAGGGCCGCGACGGCACGATCGTTACTGGCAACCGCATCGCCCGCATTGGCGCCACGCAGGGCGGCACCGGGCAATACGGCAACGGCATCAACATCTTCCGCGCCGACGACGTGATGATCTCGGGCAACCATATTTCCGGCTGCGCCTTCTCCGCCATCCGCGCCAATGCCGGCTCGAACGTGCAGATATCCGGCAATACCTGCCTCGACAGCGGCGAAACGGCCATCTACTCCGAATTCGGCTTCACGGGCGCCATCGTCAACGGCAACCTGATCGACGGCGCGGCCAACGGCATCCTGATCGTCAATTTCAACGAGGGCGGGCGGCTGGCCAGCGTCACCGGCAATATCGTGCGCAACCTCCGCCTCGAAGGCCCCTATATCCACGAGGGCGCGGGCTTCGGCTTCGGCATCGCGGTGGAGGCCGATACGATCGTTTCCGGCAATACGGTGGAGAACGCGCCGAAATGGGGGCTGGTCCTCGGCTGGGGACCCTATATGCGCGGCCTCGTCGTCAGCGGCAACCTGGTGCGGTCGAGCCCGGTCGGCTGCGCGGTGAGCGTGGTGGAGAACGCCGGCTCCGCCCTCGTCTCGGGCAACATCTTCGAGGACACGCCGCAAGCGGCCATCGCCGGCTACCGCTGGAACGAACGCGTAACGGACGACCTTGCGAACGACGCCGCCACCTTCGCGCATCTGACGATCGAACGGAACCGGACGGGCTGA
- a CDS encoding ligase-associated DNA damage response exonuclease, giving the protein MKPDQLLHPAPAGLYCPAGDFYIDPVRPVARALITHGHADHARAGHGAVLATRETLDIMQIRYGADFCGARQMAAYGERIDLGGVAVSFHPAGHVLGSAQIAVEKDGLRIVASGDYKRGADPTCTPYEPVPCDVFITEATFGLPVFHHPEPKAEMGKLLTSLRQFPERSHLVGAYSLGKAQRVIRLLRDCGHDAPVYIHGALAPLCDYYISRGIDLGDLRPATAEGSSPADFRGAVVVGPPSAFSERWARRFNEPLVAFASGWMMVRQRAKQGGVELPLVISDHCDWPELTGTIRELAPQDVWVTHGREEALVRWCELAGIPARPLHLVGYEDEGD; this is encoded by the coding sequence ATGAAGCCTGACCAGCTCCTCCATCCCGCGCCCGCCGGCCTTTATTGCCCTGCCGGCGATTTCTACATCGATCCCGTCCGCCCGGTGGCGCGGGCGCTGATCACCCATGGCCATGCCGACCATGCCCGCGCCGGTCACGGCGCGGTGCTGGCGACGCGGGAAACGCTGGATATCATGCAGATCCGCTACGGCGCGGATTTCTGCGGCGCGCGCCAGATGGCCGCCTATGGCGAGCGCATCGATCTTGGCGGCGTCGCCGTCTCCTTCCATCCGGCGGGCCATGTGCTCGGCTCCGCGCAGATCGCGGTGGAGAAGGACGGCCTGCGCATCGTCGCCTCCGGCGACTACAAGCGCGGCGCCGACCCGACCTGCACGCCCTATGAGCCGGTGCCCTGCGATGTGTTCATCACCGAAGCGACCTTCGGCCTGCCGGTCTTCCACCATCCCGAGCCGAAGGCCGAGATGGGCAAGCTCCTCACCTCGCTCAGGCAGTTTCCCGAGCGCAGCCACCTTGTCGGAGCCTATTCGCTCGGCAAGGCGCAGCGCGTCATCCGCCTGCTGCGCGATTGCGGTCACGACGCGCCGGTCTATATCCACGGCGCACTCGCCCCGCTCTGCGACTATTACATCAGCCGTGGCATCGACCTCGGTGACCTGCGCCCGGCGACGGCCGAGGGAAGCAGCCCTGCCGATTTCCGTGGCGCGGTCGTCGTCGGCCCGCCATCGGCCTTTTCCGAGCGCTGGGCGCGGCGCTTCAACGAACCGCTCGTCGCCTTTGCCTCCGGCTGGATGATGGTGCGCCAGCGCGCGAAACAGGGCGGCGTGGAACTGCCGCTCGTCATCTCCGATCATTGCGACTGGCCGGAACTGACCGGGACGATCCGCGAGCTTGCCCCGCAGGACGTCTGGGTGACCCATGGCCGCGAGGAGGCGCTGGTGCGCTGGTGCGAGCTTGCCGGCATCCCGGCGCGCCCGCTGCATCTGGTGGGCTATGAGGACGAGGGGGATTGA
- a CDS encoding glutathione S-transferase family protein has protein sequence MLTIYGVYRSRASRNYWLADELGLPFVSVPVIQAYRLDDAAAPDAPLNTQSPEFLAVNPTGLIPCIDDGGFVMTESLAINLYLARKRGGALAGQTIAEDAEMMQWTMWAATEVEPHAVKIIMLRDKKDAESEQGRLTIRAANKALKRGFARLDAQLAATGWVVGKRFTVADLNLAEIFRYAMSQTELFDAAPNVKDWLERCQSRPSFKAMMEKRQHEPE, from the coding sequence ATGCTCACCATCTACGGCGTCTACCGTTCCCGCGCCTCGCGCAACTACTGGCTCGCCGACGAACTCGGCCTGCCCTTCGTCTCCGTCCCGGTCATCCAGGCCTACCGGCTGGACGATGCCGCCGCGCCGGACGCGCCCCTCAACACGCAGTCGCCGGAATTCCTCGCCGTCAACCCGACTGGCCTCATCCCCTGTATCGACGACGGCGGCTTCGTGATGACCGAATCGCTGGCGATCAACCTCTACCTCGCGCGCAAGCGCGGCGGGGCGCTCGCCGGCCAGACCATCGCCGAGGACGCCGAGATGATGCAGTGGACGATGTGGGCGGCAACCGAGGTGGAGCCGCACGCCGTCAAGATCATCATGCTGCGCGACAAGAAGGACGCCGAGAGCGAGCAGGGCCGCCTCACCATCCGCGCCGCCAACAAGGCGCTGAAGCGAGGCTTCGCGCGGCTCGACGCGCAGCTTGCGGCCACCGGCTGGGTCGTCGGCAAGCGCTTCACCGTCGCCGACCTCAACCTCGCGGAAATCTTCCGCTACGCGATGAGCCAGACGGAGCTTTTCGACGCCGCACCGAATGTGAAGGACTGGCTGGAGCGTTGCCAGTCGCGCCCGTCCTTCAAGGCGATGATGGAGAAGCGGCAGCACGAGCCGGAATGA
- a CDS encoding copper chaperone PCu(A)C, with amino-acid sequence MKRILATLAVLALSACAVLAHDFTLGDLKIHHPASRATLPGQPVGGGFMTITNTGAAADRLVSIAAPDVSDDVQIHEMAMENDVMKMRQLADGVELPAGATVELKSGGLHVMFMKIKHPLKEGDKFKATLTFEKAGKIDVDFKVEAAKPAAKEGEAAAGDHSGHGG; translated from the coding sequence ATGAAACGCATCCTCGCAACCCTCGCCGTCCTCGCGCTCTCGGCCTGCGCCGTCCTCGCCCACGATTTCACGCTCGGCGACCTGAAGATCCACCACCCGGCCTCCAGGGCGACGCTGCCCGGCCAGCCCGTCGGCGGCGGCTTCATGACGATCACCAACACGGGCGCTGCCGCCGACCGCCTCGTCTCCATCGCCGCGCCGGACGTGTCCGACGACGTGCAGATCCATGAAATGGCCATGGAGAACGACGTCATGAAGATGCGCCAGCTTGCCGACGGCGTGGAGCTGCCGGCCGGCGCGACGGTCGAGCTGAAGTCGGGCGGCCTGCATGTCATGTTCATGAAGATCAAGCACCCCCTCAAGGAAGGCGACAAGTTCAAGGCGACGCTGACTTTCGAGAAGGCCGGCAAGATCGACGTGGACTTCAAGGTCGAGGCCGCCAAGCCCGCCGCCAAGGAAGGCGAAGCCGCCGCCGGCGACCACTCGGGCCACGGCGGCTGA